The following is a genomic window from Candidatus Zixiibacteriota bacterium.
TGATCCCAGAAAGGCAGACCTGCCTGAAAGACTCGCTGCCAAGGTGGCGCCCAATGCGCTACCAGGGTCTTCCAAGACGATCAACTACGAAGTGAAGACTCTGCGGGCCGTTTTTCGATTCGGCCAGCAGCACGGTCTCTGTTCGACCAATCCTACAGATGGGATTAGGAGCCTGAAAGTGGTTGAGAAGGCGGAGCCGAGATTCCTGACACAAGAGGAATGTTGCATTCTCTTAGGTGCTGCCGCTGATCGTTATCGCCCCATTTTCTACACTTTTCTCAACACTGGACTTCGATTGGGCGAGTTGACGAATCTGCAATGGGGAGATATCGACCTGGCTCGTAAGGTCTTGAAAGTACAACAGAAGGTCGACTGGACCCCGAAAGCCGGTGAGCGGCAGATTCCTCTCAACAACGGTATGTGTCGACTTCTGAAGGAGATCAAGCCGCCGAAGGTCAGGAGTGACGCCTACGTCTTCACGCGACGAGACGGCAAAAAACTCGGCGGAAAACTCCGTGCGGCCTTGGAGTCCACGGCGAGGCGAGCGGGACTGCGGGACATCACAAAGGTCCACACTCTCCGACACACGTTCGCAAGCCACCTGGTTATGAAGGGGGTTGACTTGCCCACTGTGCAACGGCTACTTGGCCATAGCGATATTCAGACCACCATGATCTATGCGCATCTCGCGCCTGAGCATCTGGTGGGTGCGATCCAGAAGCTCGAGTTCGACCAAGACTGAGACCCGCGGTCTGCGGCGGCTATAGGATCTGAGGAGTTCGTCCGGGCCGTCCCTTCTTTGACCGTTTGTTCAACCATAACATGACGTCAGTTTCCCGAAATCGCAGTAGTCGACCGGCTTTTGTGAACGGGATGAATCCCTGATGTGTCCACGAATAAATGGTCGATTTCTTTACGCCGAGCTTCTCGGCGACTTCCTGGGGAGTAAGCAGCTTGTCCATTATTACCTCTGTGTTTGGATCCCATTTTCCTGAAGCAGTTTCCTGATGTCGCTCACAGTAGCGGGCCGGTCTTTGTCATCAAGGACCTGACTC
Proteins encoded in this region:
- a CDS encoding tyrosine-type recombinase/integrase, coding for MGTIYKRGRVYYINVVNEGKRVRKRVGTSRRVAEQVLSDSESKIARKRFDLDVPDGSLAVLFDAYLDFSKTNHAPSTTLRYGQVIRNFRLFLDAELPEITRVSQLSPKHLEGFKKWRKTTDPRKADLPERLAAKVAPNALPGSSKTINYEVKTLRAVFRFGQQHGLCSTNPTDGIRSLKVVEKAEPRFLTQEECCILLGAAADRYRPIFYTFLNTGLRLGELTNLQWGDIDLARKVLKVQQKVDWTPKAGERQIPLNNGMCRLLKEIKPPKVRSDAYVFTRRDGKKLGGKLRAALESTARRAGLRDITKVHTLRHTFASHLVMKGVDLPTVQRLLGHSDIQTTMIYAHLAPEHLVGAIQKLEFDQD